In a single window of the Acyrthosiphon pisum isolate AL4f chromosome X, pea_aphid_22Mar2018_4r6ur, whole genome shotgun sequence genome:
- the LOC100575900 gene encoding uncharacterized protein LOC100575900, translating to MSEMTILTLSFNAQSLKFQDDVSIGGKITANVKFLNFKEQKIFEPVVPSSNPMLLYTGRSFTFGISRYTKSELYKEFVVYVNLHQTDPDKMLSESVVDITNTFRDVYCNDSTPDNSQTQVKTIVRFNDDTGKLIATLDTIIGIIPPVTNLVSDLPIDVDINNQFINTTTDCQTCPKVSDIKCPDDTEHSDDGEWDMMTAELKNGHSIAIKYKRKYYSFQPTEPDEQCEVEEDPTTKSEEKLNSHMIELLSDMHKLISENPKSKKPELK from the exons atgagtgaAATGACAATCTTAACTTTATCATTTAATGCACAGAGTTTAAAATTTCAAGATGATGTATCTATTGGTGGCAAAATAACAGCGAATGTAAAGTTCTTGAATTTTAAAGAACAGAAAATATTTGAACCAGTTGTTCCCTCTTCGAATCCCATGTTATTGTATACTGGGAGATCGTTTACGTTTGGTATTAGTCGTTACACGAAATCTGAATTGTATAAGGAGTTTGTCGTGTACGTAAATTTACATCAAACTGACCCGGATAAGATGTTGTCAGAATCTGTGGTAGATATCACTAACACCTTCCGTGATGTTTACTGTAACGACTCTACACCCGATAATTCACAAACTCAG GTGAAAACCATTGTACGATTCAATGATGATACGGGTAAACTTATAGCCACGTTGGACACTATCATTGGTATAATTCCACCTGTAACGAACCTTGTCTCTGACTTGCCTATAGATGTAGACATTAATAATCAGTTTATTAATACAACAACTGACTGCCAAACGTGTCCAAAAGTATCAGACATTAAATGTCCCGATGATACCGAGCACAGCGATGATGGTGAATGGGATATGATGACCGCGGAACTCAAAAATGGACATTCAAtcgctattaaatataaaaggaaatattattcatttcaaCCAACGGAACCCGACGAACAATGTGAAGTAGAAGAAGACCCCACTACTAAAAGCGAAGAAAAACTAAATTCTCATATGATCGAATTGCTCTCAGATATGCATAAACTAATATCAGAAAATCCAAAATCCAAAAAAccagaattaaaataa